One window of Henckelia pumila isolate YLH828 unplaced genomic scaffold, ASM3356847v2 CTG_525:::fragment_3, whole genome shotgun sequence genomic DNA carries:
- the LOC140873370 gene encoding 18 kDa seed maturation protein-like has protein sequence MQSAKETAASAKAGLEKTKAAMQEKGEKMTTRDPLKKDMAEEKKEERMHQAELQKQQEQAAAAAGTAPGMGHGHTAGGDISTGTGHIAEGEVPLDRPRGTDPTGRVLPQDPNVRGGAGTGI, from the coding sequence ATGCAGTCAGCTAAAGAAACAGCAGCTTCAGCCAAGGCTGGCTTGGAGAAAACAAAAGCCGCCATGCAAGAAAAGGGCGAGAAGATGACCACGCGTGACCCGCTGAAGAAGGACATGGCGGAGGAGAAGAAAGAGGAGAGGATGCACCAGGCGGAGCTGCAGAAGCAGCAGGAGCAGGCGGCGGCGGCCGCTGGTACTGCACCGGGCATGGGACATGGCCACACGGCCGGAGGCGATATCTCCACCGGCACTGGCCACATTGCGGAGGGGGAGGTCCCGCTGGATCGCCCTCGTGGTACGGATCCAACGGGCCGGGTTCTTCCACAGGACCCGAACGTTCGCGGTGGTGCCGGAACTGGGATTTGA
- the LOC140873305 gene encoding uncharacterized protein: MKASIKFRDERKPLFRTKIPINIMSFPFQSGVVAGESKELCLNLATFFDSGPSLKFSYRPNDAQNPFTFVFKTGIGHFGSPNRSPLNMSAEFNLIGTRNPSFFIHFKPEFGDFTLKKSHSSEFVKGLAAHDGGASGDGFGSNGYLKGTGFFSSSVESKAAAGVVRGLLRGAEMSARTALPIPDFALLNFRWGLRFARHETEAADTDAVMVGKRGDRAIGIGLPLLVMNKIGIEHITKSKPAGEKTDPAPKYAEVADACLDMKKQMELIQAENGLLSKALRDLRSDIAAGKMDFLPYDRNNYSAGTERRSKGGKQSPEMKGFDAFSLVGESIDELKALK; this comes from the coding sequence ATGAAGGCTTCGATCAAGTTTCGTGATGAACGGAAGCCTTTGTTCAGAACTAAAATCCCAATAAATATCATGAGTTTCCCGTTTCAATCGGGAGTTGTAGCTGGAGAATCCAAGGAATTGTGCCTCAATCTCGCCACTTTCTTTGATTCCGGCCCTTCGCTCAAATTCTCCTATCGTCCCAACGATGCTCAGAACCCCTTCACCTTCGTTTTCAAGACTGGGATTGGCCATTTCGGCTCCCCCAACAGGAGCCCTCTCAACATGAGCGCCGAATTTAACTTGATTGGCACTCGAAACCCTAGTTTCTTCATCCATTTCAAGCCTGAATTCGGCGATTTCACGCTCAAGAAATCGCACTCCTCCGAGTTTGTCAAAGGTCTTGCTGCCCACGACGGCGGTGCGAGTGGGGACGGCTTTGGGAGCAACGGGTATTTAAAGGGGACTGGGTTCTTCTCCTCGTCCGTCGAGTCCAAGGCGGCGGCAGGGGTGGTGCGTGGTTTGTTGAGAGGTGCCGAGATGAGCGCTAGAACAGCTTTACCGATCCCAGATTTCGCCCTTTTGAACTTCCGATGGGGGTTAAGGTTTGCGCGGCATGAGACTGAAGCTGCGGACACTGACGCGGTGATGGTGGGCAAGCGGGGTGATCGGGCTATCGGAATCGGGCTGCCGCTCTTGGTGATGAACAAAATAGGAATCGAGCATATCACCAAATCGAAGCCCGCCGGAGAGAAAACAGATCCCGCCCCCAAGTATGCTGAAGTAGCAGACGCTTGTTTGGACATGAAGAAGCAGATGGAGCTAATTCAAGCTGAGAATGGCCTTCTGAGCAAGGCCTTGCGTGATCTGAGGTCAGACATAGCTGCCGGAAAGATGGACTTTTTACCTTACGACCGGAATAATTACTCTGCCGGCACCGAACGGAGGAGCAAAGGCGGCAAACAATCGCCTGAAATGAAGGGTTTTGATGCCTTCTCGCTTGTGGGAGAAAGCATTGATGAGTTGAAGGCATTGAAGTGA
- the LOC140873210 gene encoding zinc finger CCCH domain-containing protein 14-like — MDARKRGRGEFGLDANGGGFKKFKPEMDSLSGGIGSKSKPCTKFFSTAGCPFGENCHFLHFVPGGYNAVAKMMNLAPAPSPKTMAPPPPAQSGSAPAAVKTKICNKFNSAEGCKFGDKCHFAHGEWELGKPNVPFQEDLRAGGPFPGRFGARVEPPMTGAAASFGVSATAKISVDASLVGAIIGKGGVNSKQISRQTGAKLAIREHETDPSLRNIELEGTFEQINQASTLVGEFIINIGSANVLAKAYGGPGGGFGRGSGGAAAAGGNFKTKLCDNFSKGSCTFGDRCHFAHGEAELRKPVL; from the exons ATGGACGCTCGCAAGAGAGGCAGAGGTGAATTCGGTCTTGATGCTAATGGCGGCGGGTTCAAGAAATTTAAGCCAG AAATGGACTCCTTATCAGGTGGTATAGGAAGCAAATCGAAGCCATGCACGAAGTTTTTCAG CACTGCTGGTTGCCCATTTGGCGAGAACTGCCATTTCCTTCACTTTGTGCCTGGTGGTTATAATGCTGTTGCCAAGATGATGAACCTAGCACCCGCTCCTTCCCCGAAAACTATGGCACCACCACCTCCAGCTCAAAGTGGTTCAGCTCCAGCTGCTGTCAAAACAAAAATTTGCAACAAATTCAACTCTGCAGAAGGTTGCAAATTCGGTGATAAATGCCACTTTGCTCATGGAGAGTGGGAGCTCGGAAAACCCAATGTACCATTTCAGGAGGATCTTCGTGCTGGTGGACCTTTTCCTGGCCGTTTTGGAGCCAGAGTGGAGCCACCAATGACAGGAGCTGCAGCAAGTTTCGGTGTCTCTGCCACTGCCAAAATCAGTGTTGATGCATCCTTAGTCGGTGCCATTATTGGGAAAGGCGGAGTGAATTCCAAGCAGATATCCCGGCAGACAGGAGCCAAGTTAGCTATCCGTGAGCACGAGACTGATCCAAGTCTCAGGAACATCGAGCTTGAGGGCACGTTTGAACAAATTAATCAAGCCAGCACACTGGTAGGAGAATTTATTATTAACATTGGTTCCGCCAACGTCCTTGCAAAAGCATATGGTGGTCCTGGAGGTGGTTTTGGACGTGGCTCTGGAGGTGCAGCTGCTGCAGGTGGCAACTTCAAGACAAAGCTTTGTGACAACTTTTCTAAAGGTTCCTGCACCTTTGGCGATAGGTGCCACTTCGCTCACGGGGAAGCTGAACTGCGCAAACCCGTGTTGTGA
- the LOC140873225 gene encoding enoyl-[acyl-carrier-protein] reductase [NADH] 2, chloroplastic-like, which translates to MAANATPSTQIVAQRPAVSAYNRISRPSFAHFGSKTKVVTCEKLQSATQPFSEIFEGNLLKSKRHVIKAMSGASDKQPLPGLPIDLRGKRAFIAGIADDNGYGWAVAKSLAAAGAEILVGTWVPALNIFETSLRRGKFDESRVLPDGSLMEITKVYPLDAIYDCPEDVPEDVKTNKRYSGSDNWTVKEVAESVKKDFGSIDILVHSLANGSEVSKPLLETSRKGYLGAVSASSYSFISLLQHFVPIMNPGGATISLTYIASERIIPGYGGGMSSAKAALESDTRVLAFEAGRKHDIRINTISAGPLRSRAAKAIGFIDMMIDYSLENSPSQKELTAEEIGNVAAFLASPLASAITGAVIYADNGLNAMGVGVDSPVFKDLDIPRAKQS; encoded by the exons ATGGCTGCGAATGCAACTCCCAGCACCCAAATTGTGGCACAAAGGCCTGCCGTTTCTGCATACAATAGAATTTCAAGACCAAGTTTTGCGCACTTTGGAAGTAAAACCAAAGTAGTGACTTGTGAAAAGCTTCAGTCTGCAACACAGCCGTTTTCCGAAATCTTTGAAGGCAATCTGTTGAAATCTAAAAGGCATGTCATAAAAGCTATGTCAGGAGCAAGTGATAAGCAGCCTTTGCCTGGACTGCCCATTGATCTCAGAG GGAAGAGGGCATTTATTGCTGGTATAGCTGACGATAATGGGTACGGTTGGGCAGTTGCAAAATCTCTTGCTGCAGCAGGAGCTGAAATTCTCGTTGGCACATGGGTACCT GCACTAAATATCTTTGAGACCAGTCTACGACGTGGAAAGTTCGATGAATCGCGCGT TTTGCCAGATGGTTCTTTGATGGAAATCACAAAAGTCTACCCATTGGATGCAATTTATGATTGTCCGGAGGATGTTCCAGAAGAT GTCAAAACAAATAAACGTTATTCAGGATCTGACAATTGGACTGTGAAG GAAGTTGCTGAATCAGTGAAAAAGGATTTTGGCAGCATTGATATCCTTGTGCATTCACTTGCCAATGGTTCAGAG GTTAGTAAGCCTCTTTTGGAGACATCCAGAAAAGGTTATCTAGGGGCTGTCTCAGCATCAAGCTATTCTTTCATTTCTCTACTCCAACATTTTGTTCCCATCATGAATCCAG GTGGTGCTACAATATCTCTAACATACATTGCATCTGAAAGGATAATACCGGG ATATGGAGGCGGCATGAGTTCCGCAAAGGCTGCACTGGAGAGTGACACCAGG GTGCTAGCTTTTGAAGCTGGAAGAAAACATGACATCAGAATCAACACCATATCTGCAG GCCCATTAAGAAGTCGTGCTGCAAAAGCTATCGGTTTCATTGACATGATGATCGACTATTCATTGGAGAATTCCCCATCGCAAAAGGAATTAACCGCGG AGGAGATTGGGAATGTTGCCGCTTTTCTTGCATCCCCATTGGCTTCGGCTATCACCGGTGCTGTTATTTACGCGGATAATGGTCTCAACGCTATGGGGGTTGGCGTCGACAGCCCGGTCTTTAAAGATCTCGACATCCCGAGAGCTAAACAAAGTTAG